The window TACTTTTGGTCCGGGAATGCCAGAAATGCCGTCCAGCGCATCACCTCACTCCAGCATGGTGCTGTCGGACGCACCGGACGCCGGGGAAGCGCCTTAGATACCTTTGGTCCCAAAACGCCAGAAACGCCGTCCATCACGCCAGTGCGCCATTCAGGGTCTACGGGGAGCCCGTATGATGCGGCGCGAGCCCCCCATGAAGAAGATGAAACACGACACCCCCGTCAGGATCGACGAGCGGAACTCGGCCGCACTCGGCATCTTCAGCATGCTTAGCCGCTCCAGCGGCGAACGCCAGCAGTGGCACAGCCAGTTCACCGTCGCGGGCCGCCAGTACGACGTCAGCGGCGAAGCGGCCCGCGGACGACCGCACGGCGCGGACGTGAACATCATGGTCGGCCTCGAAAATCTCTTCCAGGCGCAGGGCTGCCCCACCGACAACTTCGTGCATACCAGCGCCAACGAACTGCGCGAAGCGAGCCTGCTCGCCGCCAACGGCCGCAACCTGCAGCGCCTGCGCGAAGGCCTCGACCGCATCTGGGAAACCAGCATCACCGTCACGCGCGGCTGGCACCTCCCCGACGGCCGGACCCTCGCACACGTCCACAAGACGCGCCTGATCAACGACTTGCGCTACTGGGTGCAGGGCGACCCCGACCCCACCGCAGCAGGAAGCGTCATGGTGCCCGGCGCCACGCTCAGCATCCAGCTCGGCGCTCACCTCGCCGACAGCATCCGGGCAGGCTACACTCAGAACCTCCAGCTGGAAATCCTGCGCCGCATCGAACAACCACCCGCTCGCACCCTCTACCGCCTGCTCGAAGCGCACCGCTACAACCCGGACGGCACGGCCCGCGAAGAACTCACCGTCGACCTCGACAACTGGCGGCACGCCTGCGGCCTGGGCGATAACCGCCGCAGCCGCCACCTGCGGACCCTCGAACAACCCCACGAGGAACTGATCGCCCAGCACTACCTTCAGGACGTCACCGTCGACGAACGCGGCGCCCGCACCACCCTGCTCTACCGTTTCCGTAACCCCGACGCGCCCGACCCGGAACTCGTGCAGATGCTCGTCCGTGCAGGCGTCGCGCAGAACGCCGCCACCCAACTCGCCCGGCAGTACCCGGACCGCATCGAGGCGAGCGTGCGCCTGTCACGCGAACTACAACGCACGTCCACCATCCTCAAGCCCGGCGCGTTCACCCGCGACATCGTCGAGCACCCCGAGAAGTACCCCTGGCCCGAACCGGCCGCGCCCGTCCCCGCCCCGCGCCGCGCCCAGCAAGCTGCCGAGGAGCGGGCCCGTGAGGAAGAGGCCCGCGAGCAGCAGCGCCGCGCCGAACTGGAAGCCGCCGACCCGCAGACCCAGTGGAAGACGAACGCCCCCGCCCTGCGCTTCTATCTGAAGAAAGACCTCACCGCTGCCCAGTGGACCACCCTCGAAGGCGACTGCCTCAGCGGCCAGCGCTCCAGTCTGGAACTCCTCAACACTCTGGTCGCCGCGCAGGCCAACCTCACCCTCCAGAGCGTCATCCACGACCTGAAAGAAAACCTGGGCTGACACGGAATCCGATTGAATGGCTTACAAAGCCGCTGAGTCCGAGCAGACTCAAGAGTGACCGGCACGTCAGTTTTCGATTCATCTCATAAACTCTGTCAGGCGGTTGGGTGCTTCCATAGTGTGTCGGTCAGATTTAGATCGTCTTGCATGCAATTCCACCCGCAAGATGGATTGACATGAGAGGGGATTTCCAAATGAGTGGTGCATTATAAGAATCTTAACTTAAAACTCATAAACCCAAGGTGCACACACCATGAGACTAGGGCGCCAGATGGTTCCCGAACGTCAAAGGAGGTCACCACCATGTCCCAGCTTCCCACCCAGGAACCCCCCACTGGCCCGGACTTCCAACCCGGCGATATCGAGTTCGCACTCGATCAACTCTGCGCGCCACCCAGTCCCGCGCCCGGTGACGTTGCGCCGCCTGTCACGCCCACCCTCGTCCGCTGGAGTGAGTTGCTCGGCGCCATCCCCACCCAGCAGCGCCTGAAACCCATCACGGAGTTCAGTCGCGCCATTCACGAGGGCGTTGTTCAGGCCGCCACGATCACCGAAGAATTCAGCCTCACCTACCTCAACGCGAACGGCAAGGAAGTCGAGTTCAAAGGCCATGAGGAACTGATTTTCGACACACCGCAGGTCCACGCCTGGCTGGCCCAGCAGACCACCGAAAGCACCTACGCCCTGATCCGTGGCGGCGGCCCCGTTGAGGTCACCGAGGAGCAGATCGTGAAGGGTGAACTGGACTTCGCGCGACTCGCCGAGATCCGCCGCATGGCGGCCACGCAGAACCTGCCGGAACGCACCGTCACGGCCGCTGCATCCGCCCGCAAACCCAAGCCGAAAACCAAACGGAAATCCATGCCGAACACCAGTTCGAAAGCCGGTCAGAAGTCCGGGTCTGCCAAGCCGGAGAAGGCCTCCAAAGACACGCCTACGACCAACGAGTAACCCAGCCGTCACGCGGCGCGCAGGAGATCCCTGTGAGGCCTCCCGCGCGCCATGAGGAGTCAGATCCATGGGAAGAATCACCGCCGCCATCAACCAGCTCAGCGTCTCGCTGGCCCTCACGCCCGACGAACGCAAGGCACTCGAAGACCTCTACGACTACGAGGGTGCGTGGACGGAACAGGAAGCCCGCCTGCGCTGCCCGAGGTACCAGGACCTCCTCAAAGCGGGTGTCCTCGTGTCTGTCCGGACCGTGATCGGCACGCTGCACCTGCTCTCCCTCACCGGCCGTCAGGTGCTCTTCCGGAACGCCGCGGGCACGAACGTCGCGCCGCAACGCCACCTCGACCGGGCGTACCTGCGGCTGTGCATGGAGGACTACGGGTACCTGCCGGTAGACGATGACACCAGAGCAGTCCTGAAACCGTTCATCGGGAAGCTGAACCTCTTCCCGATGATCACCCCCCAGGGCGTCGCGCTTGTCGGCGGCGCCATGACCGGCGGAGGCCTCAGCCGAACCACCACCGAGCGTCTCGTCACGCGCCTGAAATCCTCCGCGCTCGCCCACCGGTTCCGCGTGATCCTGTTCACGCCTTCCCTCACCCGCGGGCAGGGTCTGGCGCAGACGCACGCTTCCATGCTCACCGTCATCTCGTACCTCCCCGGCGGCGGTAACGGAGAGCGCGCGCAGCTCACCACCTTCAACCCACGCAGCAGTGAAGAGTACGCCGGTCCCGCCCTCACGCCCATCGTCCGGGACATGTTCGTCCGGAAGCACCCCGGCCTGTTCCCGCAGCAGACACTCACCCTCCTGGGAGAGCGCCGCGCCGACCGCATCGAGCAGTTCAAAACGGACCTCCAGGTGGACCGCGTCATCAGTGCCGAGCAGCTGCGCCGACACTACTTCCTGTCACCGAACGACCTGAAGAACGTCCGGTACGTCGAGGCGATCATGCACCCCGTCCACGGTCGCGTCAGCCTGGAAATCAAGACGCGCTTCTACCTCGCGGGCGCGACCCTGCAACGCCAGGACGATAACGTGCTCGCCCATTACGCCGGAACGGGCGAGATGCGCCGCATCATGAACGTCCCGGCCGACGAGAAATTCGAACTCAGTCCGCGCCGAAAACTCGCGCGGGATGATCCGGACGCGGTGTTCCAGAGCCCCTACGGACCCATCGCATTCGAGTACGACAGCGGCAGTTACAAGCTGGAACACGTGCAGTCGAAGTTCGAAAGTTTTGTGCAGCAAGACTACCTGCGGACCATCTGGGGAACGGCCAATCACAACCGCGTCCCGACCATCGAGAAGATCATGCGGGAAGAAGAAGGCCTCAAGGGGCAGGTCATCCTGAGCGAGTGGTGGCGTGCCATCCCGTCTCCTTGATCACCTGGAGCGCCTGTCAGACCGTCCCGCCCGGGGGTGCAGATCGCGCCTCCGGGCTTCTGTTGCGCCCTTCCGACAGAAGGGGTGCAGACCCCATGAGCCCACCACATTCCCCTTCCATATCACCCCTGGTCGCCACCCTGAGTTCGGGCAGCGGGACTGGTCTGCTCGTGACTCCTGAACGTGAGATTTGGCCATCCGGTCAGACGACTGGAGCACCTGTACCTCAATGACTACTGCGCTGAACCGTACCTGCAGTTCAGAGAACTGACGGACGTGCTCATCTCCGGCCGTCGCGGCAGCTCTGTGGACGAGGTAAACCAGACCCGGATGAACGTGATCGGCCGGGTCAACTTCGGCGTGCGAAGCGGGTCGGAAAAGAACCTGATCTTCACCTGCCCTGCCCGCCCCGGACGCATCTTCAAACTGCGTCCCTGGCCAGAGTCAGCACACCATCGGAGCGGTCACTCATGGACCGTTCCGGCTGACTGTCGCGGCCCCCTGCGCGGCGAGATCGGAGGGCTACGGAACCGTCATGAGGTGCGCCGGATGTGCAACTGCTCTGCTCACCCGCTGGGGAGTCTGGGCGTGCCGTCCAGGCGGGTTCACAGTTGCCTGAGTTGTTCAGTTACGGGCAGACTGCTCCGGACGTGCCACCTGCCCTGACGATGGACGTAGGGCGTGACGATCAACGCTGATGTTCCGCGCTGACGGCGAGAGGGTCAGGCACTCGACTTCATCCAGACATGGCGTGCGCCCGCGCGGCGAATGATGACCTCTCAGGCGTCGTCGCTGGGCGTACCGTGACCACTGCCAAAGCGACTACCAAGGCGGACGATGCGTGTCCCCACGGAGGCGCGCATCTGCCAGGGCAGGGCAGTCAATCCGGCACCCGGATTATCCACTCGGCAGGCACGCGAACAGTCGCGCCCGTCGTGACAACTGACAGCCTGGTTCCGGAAGGGTTCAGGGATCAGGAATGCAGGTGGTAAACGTACGGATTCAGAGTCGGAACGACTCACGAAAACAGCGGCGACACCCGGCTTCGGAACAGTGGGTCACGCATCCGTCAGAGTGATCCGGCGCGTTCCCCGAAGGTGCGTTCTACCCTTGGTAAATCTCCGTGAAACGACTCCGTATTCTGGAGCGCAGAACGTTCTGGGTACACGCGCAGACAGCACAGCCAGGAAGCAAATCAGAGTTCTGAAACGCAGGGTCCCGAACGTGCAGATTCAAGGTCCGCGGGACTCTCGAAAACAGCGGCAACACCGGGCGTCGGAACAGCACTATCGGGCGTGCGTCAGAGTGATCAGGAGTGTTTCCCGAAGGTGCGTTCTTCCCTCAGCAAACCTACGTGAACTGACTCCGTGTTGTGGACAGCCAGGCGTGCCGGATAGCGGTTCGGGATACGGGGATCAGAAGGGGTTCAGTGACCCTGGGCGGACACCTGTAAACCTGCACATTCAGGATAGGTACGTTGCCCAGACTGACCTGATCCAGCGCGTTCTGCTCCGGCGTCGCCGTGGAGTGGTTCAGGTTGCTCGGACACCCGCAGATCGCGGCGCGACAGGAGACCGAAACGGGGATAG is drawn from Deinococcus seoulensis and contains these coding sequences:
- a CDS encoding replication initiator protein A, encoding MKKMKHDTPVRIDERNSAALGIFSMLSRSSGERQQWHSQFTVAGRQYDVSGEAARGRPHGADVNIMVGLENLFQAQGCPTDNFVHTSANELREASLLAANGRNLQRLREGLDRIWETSITVTRGWHLPDGRTLAHVHKTRLINDLRYWVQGDPDPTAAGSVMVPGATLSIQLGAHLADSIRAGYTQNLQLEILRRIEQPPARTLYRLLEAHRYNPDGTAREELTVDLDNWRHACGLGDNRRSRHLRTLEQPHEELIAQHYLQDVTVDERGARTTLLYRFRNPDAPDPELVQMLVRAGVAQNAATQLARQYPDRIEASVRLSRELQRTSTILKPGAFTRDIVEHPEKYPWPEPAAPVPAPRRAQQAAEERAREEEAREQQRRAELEAADPQTQWKTNAPALRFYLKKDLTAAQWTTLEGDCLSGQRSSLELLNTLVAAQANLTLQSVIHDLKENLG